A stretch of the Esox lucius isolate fEsoLuc1 chromosome 2, fEsoLuc1.pri, whole genome shotgun sequence genome encodes the following:
- the si:ch211-210p4.6 gene encoding malignant fibrous histiocytoma-amplified sequence 1 homolog isoform X1 — protein MSQPNGPEQSKKDWDLSGRKLKSLPPNFTEKAVEARRLDLQKNKLRKLSEISSMVHLRELNLSRNELVDFPLEIKSLRQLERLYLNQNNIKVIPEDVFCQLGNLQFLKLSTNRLAKLPADLSQCHNLSYVNLSNNCLQDLQALVGLPKLKELLVERNGLTELPAQLFQKGNSVLTLFKATGNPLRTPPEEVCDGGVRDIQSYFAMMEEESSDMHSTASTVKTMFLGSSMAGKSTLCRSLQHGRPVRVDKDERTEGIEISEIDMAGVRLLFWDFAGQEEYYLTHHVFITPRALVILAVDLASYKMEDPQSYKEKVCFWINNIQLRVPASVVLLVGTHCDQCRDQEEVRDKKKHIEEKVRVMLEERKMVLQLQKNNLKDKTDQSLFSKQMSELDRLMEYNLQVLDLIAIDCTRDEEIVKLKEHIVNQVLTKDTFPCAERTLPKSYKEVEVAIQHLLKHNQIPQHGIVSFHYLLNDLIPYLELGEENVQSILRYLHRIGIIVWYEEIPALKDKVFVQPSFLISIFKTIVRPDLVKQLEAFHRDDLRQEGCLVVHRGTWVEDFREKGTLHNVATRILARKELRRLGLDDEDLVNEVVGSKNEEGTLLLLLQHFEVCLPAKLGSSLNPEAPEFKPCEQWKTPSPASTDPDGACLFPSYLLDNKMVVKMWGEDRMDDINVHVYFLPEIPHGFFHRLIIKTCSLYPTHWIGKDHCLLSSGEKLLLMREISECNDEDQYIQIRCRRPENSEYRRSWDFVMSVMSKLAELSRQWPGLSQHVHTPCKEKSCTAYFAWRDWQDLTNTDIYDLVQEEKQLCRNGHTRRTELLFPKDPVVSRSKGN, from the exons GTCCTGAGCAGAGTAAGAAAGATTGGGACCTGTCTGGTAGGAAGCTGAAGTCACTTCCTCCGAATTTCACAGAGAAGGCTGTGGAGGCCAGGAGGTTGGacctgcagaaaaacaaattaagAAAGCTCTCTGAGATCTCCAGCATGGTCCACTTGAGAGAGCTTAATCTCTCCAGAAATGAGCTGGTGGACTTTCCCTTGGAGATCAAATCTTTGAGACAACTGGAGCGCCTCTACTTGAACCAAAACAACATAAAGGTAATCCCTGAAGATGTCTTCTGTCAGCTGGGGAACTTGCAGTTCCTCAAGCTTAGCACCAACCGCCTGGCCAAACTCCCAGCAGATCTGAGTCAATGCCACAACCTCAGCTACGTCAACCTGTCCAATAACTGCCTACAAGACCTCCAGGCACTGGTGGGGCTCCCTAAACTCAAGGAGCTGTTAGTAGAACGGAATGGCCTGACTGAACTTCCAGCCCAGTTGTTTCAAAAGGGAAATTCAGTGCTGACCTTGTTTAAGGCCACAGGAAACCCGCTGAGGACCCCACCTGAGGAGGTGTGTGATGGAGGGGTGAGGGACATCCAGAGCTACTTTGCCATGATGGAGGAGGAATCCTCTGACATGCACAGTACAGCCTCTACAGTCAAGACTATGTTTCTGGGATCGTCTATGGCTGGGAAGTCTACGCTGTGTCGCAGCCTGCAGCATGGACGGCCTGTGAGGGTAGACAAAGATGAGAGAACCGAGGGGATCGAGATCAGCGAGATTGATATGGCCGGGGTCCGCCTCCTGTTCTGGGACTTTGCAGGGCAGGAGGAGTACTACTTGACACATCACGTATTCATCACCCCGAGAGCTCTCGTCATCCTTGCTGTCGATCTTGCTAG CTACAAAATGGAAGATCCCCAGTCTTATAAAGAGAAGGTGTGCTTTTGGATCAACAACATCCAGCTTCGCGTCCCTGCCTCGGTGGTCCTACTGGTGGGAACTCACTGTGACCAGTGCAGAGACCAAGAAGAAGTGAGGGACAAGAAGAAACACATTGAGGAAAAGGTTCGGGTCATGCtagaggagaggaagatggtTTTACAACTACAGAAGAATAACCTGAAAGACAAAACCGACCAGTCTCTGTTTTCCAAACAAATGAGTGAACTTGACCGGCTTATGGAATACAATTTACAG GTTTTGGATCTTATAGCTATTGACTGCACTAGGGATGAGGAAATTGTCAAGCTCAAGGAACACATTGTTAATCAGGTATTAACAAAGGATACATTCCCATGTGCTGAAAGGACCCTGCCCAAAAGTTACAAAGAAGTCGAGGTAGCAATTCAACATCTATTGAAACACAACCAAATACCTCAGCACG GAATAGTTTCTTTTCATTATCTTCTGAATGACCTCATTCCGTACCttgagctgggagaggagaacgTACAGTCTATCCTGCGCTACCTCCATCGTATCGGAATCATTGTGTGGTATGAGGAAATCCCTGCTCTGAAGGACAAGGTGTTTGTTCAGCCATCTTTCCTCATCTCAATCTTCAAG ACCATCGTGAGACCCGACCTGGTCAAGCAGCTGGAGGCCTTTCACAGAGATGATTTGCGGCAGGAAGGTTGCCTGGTGGTCCACAGGGGCACATGGGTAGAAGACTTCAGGGAGAAGGGTACCCTGCACAACGTGGCCACACGAATCCTCGCACGCAAAGAACTGAGGCGATTGGGGCTTGACGATGAAGACCTGGTGAATGAGGTGGTCGGGAGCAAGAATGAAGAGGGAACCCTACTCCTCCTCCTGCAGCACTTTGAGGTCTGTCTCCCAGCTAAGCTAGGTAGTTCCCTCAATCCAGAGGCCCCGGAGTTCAAACCATGCGAGCAGTGGAAGACCCCAAGCCCGGCCAGCACTGATCCAGATGGTGCATGTCTCTTTCCCAGCTACCTGCTGGACAATAAAATGGTGGTGAAAATGTGGGGAGAAGACAGAATGGATGATATCAATGTCCATGTTTACTTTCTACCTGAAATCCCTCATGGCTTCTTCCACAG gCTCATCATCAAGACATGCTCCCTGTATCCGACTCACTGGATAGGAAAGGACCACTGCCTGCTCAGTTCAGGAGAGAAACTGCTGCTGATGAGAGAGATCAGTGAATGTAATGATGAAGATCAATACATTCAGATCCGCTGCAGGCGACCTGAGAACAGTG AGTACCGTCGTTCTTGGGATTTTGTAATGTCGGTGATGTCTAAGCTAGCGGAGCTGTCAAGACAGTGGCCTGGTCTATCGCAACACGTCCACACACCATGTAAAGAGAAAAGCTGCACAGCCTACTTTGCCTGGAGAGACTGGCAGGATCTCACAAACACTGACATATATGATCT TGTGCAGGAGGAAAAACAGCTCTGCCGAAACGGACACACACGGCGAACTGAGCTACTTTTTCCAAAAG ATCCTGTTGTCAGCAGATCCAAAGGAAATTGA
- the si:ch211-210p4.6 gene encoding malignant fibrous histiocytoma-amplified sequence 1 homolog isoform X2, giving the protein MGPEQSKKDWDLSGRKLKSLPPNFTEKAVEARRLDLQKNKLRKLSEISSMVHLRELNLSRNELVDFPLEIKSLRQLERLYLNQNNIKVIPEDVFCQLGNLQFLKLSTNRLAKLPADLSQCHNLSYVNLSNNCLQDLQALVGLPKLKELLVERNGLTELPAQLFQKGNSVLTLFKATGNPLRTPPEEVCDGGVRDIQSYFAMMEEESSDMHSTASTVKTMFLGSSMAGKSTLCRSLQHGRPVRVDKDERTEGIEISEIDMAGVRLLFWDFAGQEEYYLTHHVFITPRALVILAVDLASYKMEDPQSYKEKVCFWINNIQLRVPASVVLLVGTHCDQCRDQEEVRDKKKHIEEKVRVMLEERKMVLQLQKNNLKDKTDQSLFSKQMSELDRLMEYNLQVLDLIAIDCTRDEEIVKLKEHIVNQVLTKDTFPCAERTLPKSYKEVEVAIQHLLKHNQIPQHGIVSFHYLLNDLIPYLELGEENVQSILRYLHRIGIIVWYEEIPALKDKVFVQPSFLISIFKTIVRPDLVKQLEAFHRDDLRQEGCLVVHRGTWVEDFREKGTLHNVATRILARKELRRLGLDDEDLVNEVVGSKNEEGTLLLLLQHFEVCLPAKLGSSLNPEAPEFKPCEQWKTPSPASTDPDGACLFPSYLLDNKMVVKMWGEDRMDDINVHVYFLPEIPHGFFHRLIIKTCSLYPTHWIGKDHCLLSSGEKLLLMREISECNDEDQYIQIRCRRPENSEYRRSWDFVMSVMSKLAELSRQWPGLSQHVHTPCKEKSCTAYFAWRDWQDLTNTDIYDLVQEEKQLCRNGHTRRTELLFPKDPVVSRSKGN; this is encoded by the exons ATGG GTCCTGAGCAGAGTAAGAAAGATTGGGACCTGTCTGGTAGGAAGCTGAAGTCACTTCCTCCGAATTTCACAGAGAAGGCTGTGGAGGCCAGGAGGTTGGacctgcagaaaaacaaattaagAAAGCTCTCTGAGATCTCCAGCATGGTCCACTTGAGAGAGCTTAATCTCTCCAGAAATGAGCTGGTGGACTTTCCCTTGGAGATCAAATCTTTGAGACAACTGGAGCGCCTCTACTTGAACCAAAACAACATAAAGGTAATCCCTGAAGATGTCTTCTGTCAGCTGGGGAACTTGCAGTTCCTCAAGCTTAGCACCAACCGCCTGGCCAAACTCCCAGCAGATCTGAGTCAATGCCACAACCTCAGCTACGTCAACCTGTCCAATAACTGCCTACAAGACCTCCAGGCACTGGTGGGGCTCCCTAAACTCAAGGAGCTGTTAGTAGAACGGAATGGCCTGACTGAACTTCCAGCCCAGTTGTTTCAAAAGGGAAATTCAGTGCTGACCTTGTTTAAGGCCACAGGAAACCCGCTGAGGACCCCACCTGAGGAGGTGTGTGATGGAGGGGTGAGGGACATCCAGAGCTACTTTGCCATGATGGAGGAGGAATCCTCTGACATGCACAGTACAGCCTCTACAGTCAAGACTATGTTTCTGGGATCGTCTATGGCTGGGAAGTCTACGCTGTGTCGCAGCCTGCAGCATGGACGGCCTGTGAGGGTAGACAAAGATGAGAGAACCGAGGGGATCGAGATCAGCGAGATTGATATGGCCGGGGTCCGCCTCCTGTTCTGGGACTTTGCAGGGCAGGAGGAGTACTACTTGACACATCACGTATTCATCACCCCGAGAGCTCTCGTCATCCTTGCTGTCGATCTTGCTAG CTACAAAATGGAAGATCCCCAGTCTTATAAAGAGAAGGTGTGCTTTTGGATCAACAACATCCAGCTTCGCGTCCCTGCCTCGGTGGTCCTACTGGTGGGAACTCACTGTGACCAGTGCAGAGACCAAGAAGAAGTGAGGGACAAGAAGAAACACATTGAGGAAAAGGTTCGGGTCATGCtagaggagaggaagatggtTTTACAACTACAGAAGAATAACCTGAAAGACAAAACCGACCAGTCTCTGTTTTCCAAACAAATGAGTGAACTTGACCGGCTTATGGAATACAATTTACAG GTTTTGGATCTTATAGCTATTGACTGCACTAGGGATGAGGAAATTGTCAAGCTCAAGGAACACATTGTTAATCAGGTATTAACAAAGGATACATTCCCATGTGCTGAAAGGACCCTGCCCAAAAGTTACAAAGAAGTCGAGGTAGCAATTCAACATCTATTGAAACACAACCAAATACCTCAGCACG GAATAGTTTCTTTTCATTATCTTCTGAATGACCTCATTCCGTACCttgagctgggagaggagaacgTACAGTCTATCCTGCGCTACCTCCATCGTATCGGAATCATTGTGTGGTATGAGGAAATCCCTGCTCTGAAGGACAAGGTGTTTGTTCAGCCATCTTTCCTCATCTCAATCTTCAAG ACCATCGTGAGACCCGACCTGGTCAAGCAGCTGGAGGCCTTTCACAGAGATGATTTGCGGCAGGAAGGTTGCCTGGTGGTCCACAGGGGCACATGGGTAGAAGACTTCAGGGAGAAGGGTACCCTGCACAACGTGGCCACACGAATCCTCGCACGCAAAGAACTGAGGCGATTGGGGCTTGACGATGAAGACCTGGTGAATGAGGTGGTCGGGAGCAAGAATGAAGAGGGAACCCTACTCCTCCTCCTGCAGCACTTTGAGGTCTGTCTCCCAGCTAAGCTAGGTAGTTCCCTCAATCCAGAGGCCCCGGAGTTCAAACCATGCGAGCAGTGGAAGACCCCAAGCCCGGCCAGCACTGATCCAGATGGTGCATGTCTCTTTCCCAGCTACCTGCTGGACAATAAAATGGTGGTGAAAATGTGGGGAGAAGACAGAATGGATGATATCAATGTCCATGTTTACTTTCTACCTGAAATCCCTCATGGCTTCTTCCACAG gCTCATCATCAAGACATGCTCCCTGTATCCGACTCACTGGATAGGAAAGGACCACTGCCTGCTCAGTTCAGGAGAGAAACTGCTGCTGATGAGAGAGATCAGTGAATGTAATGATGAAGATCAATACATTCAGATCCGCTGCAGGCGACCTGAGAACAGTG AGTACCGTCGTTCTTGGGATTTTGTAATGTCGGTGATGTCTAAGCTAGCGGAGCTGTCAAGACAGTGGCCTGGTCTATCGCAACACGTCCACACACCATGTAAAGAGAAAAGCTGCACAGCCTACTTTGCCTGGAGAGACTGGCAGGATCTCACAAACACTGACATATATGATCT TGTGCAGGAGGAAAAACAGCTCTGCCGAAACGGACACACACGGCGAACTGAGCTACTTTTTCCAAAAG ATCCTGTTGTCAGCAGATCCAAAGGAAATTGA